In the genome of Oncorhynchus nerka isolate Pitt River linkage group LG27, Oner_Uvic_2.0, whole genome shotgun sequence, the window CATAGTCCATATCAACCTGGCttgttaaataaaacaattagaCATTTTTTTAAAAGTACAATTTACATAAAGCATTCGCTTCAGCCAGCCAGCGCACAGATGGAGATGTGACTGACTGTCTAAAAGGTCATCTTCAATGGCACGTTCCTCAGCTCAGTCTTGTTTGTGGAAGGGCTGTATAAATAGACCAGTTAACTGCTGAGTCTGCAGGCTGGTATCTGTCATTAATTCAAGGTCCCTACCCTCAAGAACCGCCCCACAGCTACAACCTCAGCCCCCCATAAACCATGAGTGACAGTTCCAACAGCTCTCAGTAGGGGGTGCTCACAGATCAGTTTCTGTGACTTCCATGACCCACACACAGACTGGGCTGGAAGTGGCAACCAAAGACTGGTTCCCTTTTGTCCATCACGACTGGGTCAGAGTGATTCTGGAGGGAGGACTGGTCCAGTCAAGTCCGGTCCAGGTTCAGGAGATTGAGCAGATGGTGCTGCTGCCCTGGTTCTTTATGGCTTCGCTCTTCTTCAGCTCTCTGGTGATCCTCCTCCTGATGCCCTCCAGGTACAGACTCCTGTCAAACTGGCCTGCTCCCAGAGGAATACTgggaaacacaccagacagagaaCAACAAATAAAAGTCAGGATTAACAAACTGTTCTAGTTAAACTCAGATGTTCATTGACTGCACTTTTGGACacctattactactactaatttTACTACAGTGTACATGAGAGGAGTAAAAAGCTTGCTGCTGCAACAGCTGAGAGGAAGGGGTGGGACTTACTTGTCTCTCCCGGGACGCAGTTTGACCTGGAACATGGCGATGACAGGCCGGTGGTCTGACGTCTTTATCGTTGAACAGCTGGTGTACTTTATCACTTTGATGTCATCCACCTGCCTGTTCCTGAACAGTATTCTGTCCTATAGCACACAGAGGAACAGTGAAATATAAATGTTATTTTGTGTGTTTAAAACAAACCATCATAAAAAAAAAGAGGCTTGCTTGAACGAATGGCACAAGATATGACTGATGCTGACACTTACTGTGTACGAGGGAGTTCTCTGCTTGGAGGTGGTGTCGTACATGTCACAGCCAACATCATATTTGTAGGTGGGGAAGAACTGAATTGGTGCTTCTTGGAAGCCTTTAAAGATGGAACCTAGAACAGAGCATAATACATTTGTATTATATTTTGAAATATCTGTCACAGTGAGCGTAGTAACAATACATTTTGAGATATCATTCACAATCTAATACATGTAATATTTGCCTGTCCGGTTCTCCGTGTTCATATGGTTTTGTTCCATGTAGACGTACCATCCTTCATTTCCTTGGAGAGTTGGTCATGGTGGAGCAGAGGGCCCATGTCCACACCCGGGTTCTGGTTTAGAATGGCCTCTACCCCCACACGATCTTTGCTCAGACGGAAGTTAAAGTCCCCAAACCAGAAAACCTCATCAAACCGTGTTGTCACATCcgctgaaagatatgaaacagaaaTGATAAGTACATTTACACTGGTGTTTTTATTCAGTACTTGTTGCATAAAGGAAATACCATCATTTCTCATCACACAATAAGCATGCTCTTCTAGATGTAACAGCAGTACTGCAATGAACAACTATTGTCTTTAGGAGTACTTACAGGATGTGGAGCGGTAAGGGTTGGTGTCTGGAAGACCATTAGGAAGAGCAAGTGCTTCAATGATTTTGTTGTAGTCCAGAATCCTCTCGTACACTTTGGAATCTCCAGCTAGAAAACAAGGACATGTATTAAATGACctagggtgtattcattacgtcTTGCAATGGAAACcgtttttattttaaaaatcaaACAGAAGTAAACAAAGCAAACAGAATGAAACTGGGAGGGACCTACCAGAATTTGTACAATAAAAACTTGTTTTAGTTGCAAAACATTTTCCATTTGGAGTAAACGggttctgttgcaaaacattggcataatgaatacacccctagtTAGTAGTGAGACTGTATCCAAAGGCtttccacttcctgtttacaTTCACGTCATGTATTGACATCACTTCATGAACAACATGTCACTCACAGGTAAAATGGGAGGTGATGAAGAGGAAGGAAGTGCCAAAGAAAGTGAAGCCGATCCCCACAGCTCCTTTGGTTTTGATCTGAGACATGATGCGTGTTGTGACCGTGGCATGCTCCACTTCTGTTAGGAGATTCGATAATTACAGCATATAGAGTGGGACTAAATcacataatgtactgtacacaAAATATGCAGTGGGTAGCCAGAGATCACCTTATAACGTTGCCTCTCTTACAACATTTCAATAAGAGACAACATTCTGAGATTTGTTGATGGTAAAGGACTGATTCATTTTCTTCTGAAAATGtcaggagccatttgggacagacctGAGCAGAACCAAATGAGGTCCCTCCTGACAAACACAGTGAGGTAGAGAACCCCGTGGGAGGCTGCGTAGAGCATGACGTAGTACGGCCCCAGAGTCTCCTGAAGACGGATCTCCCATTCCCTCctgtgacacagacacacatcagcATAGAGTACTGAAGACTTCATTGATAGCACTCATACACAGTCATCTCATACCGGTCTGGACATCCCTCCTGGACTCCGATGATGTAAAAGTCTTGAGCAAATTCAGAGTCCGTCGGGAGCAACAGATCGTCTAGGTTGTTTGGAAGTCCCTGAAAAGGATAGGGAAGCGGTCATTTTCCTTCATAACAGAATACCAGGACACACGTTATCAAAGAGTGAGTGTAGAATGTGTAGAAACATATGTTCAGGCTCTAGGCCTAATGTTAAACAATAGGAGCGGCCCCACCTTTTCTCCCTGCATGTTCCATGTGGCTATGTAGATGCCAACTCTCCTCTCTGGGAAGTAGCGGTCCAGCTCCTCAGCCCCCAGCAGGGCACCACTACCCAGCACACTGCCCTCCAAAAAACTCCTGCAACACAATGAGGAAATTAACACTTGTTTTTTCCTGTTTGGAAATATTATTGGCTACTTTGAACCAAACCCATTTAAAATGTCTGGTAGACTACATTATAAAATGTCAgtaccatgcacacacacacacaatttaaagAAGGCTGCGTATTATTGGCGCTGAATCACATTTCAAAACATAGGCTTCTTCCATAGCTGATAGCGCACTGAAACATTTCAGATAAATCCCCCGATTCCTTTAACAGCTCCTTGCTGAGGCATGACGCGTGTAGCGTACTGAGACCCATCTTTGCTCCCTGAATGGTGGCAAAAGCTATGCTGTTTCACTTTACACTTTCCTCTGTCTGAATGAGCACTTACATAGCATAAGCCTCTGAGGCCGTCATTAAAGTATAGCTGACACCAGTGTTGCTAGAGCACACATCAATGCTAATGCTCTAACTGCAGATGTGCCATGGTAATAATTAGCCTTAGCCTACAGCATAGTCTTCTTGGTTACGATTCAAAGCTGATGGTGACTGTGAGACTGTTCACAGTAGGTTACAATAGCTCAAATGCCGGTCTGTATTTCATGCAGAATACAGGCATATTTAACTCAAGGCCCACATCAATTCTTATCATGGGATGTCATGTGCCACATCACAGGAAGTGCATTCAATGTAATGGAATATCACCGAAGCCTGGCTATCTTCATTTTAGAGGTGCATCAAACATTCAAAGGATACTATATACACTGTATTTAGATCCAGAATGTGTTGATCTAATACAGCATCAAAGCCATCAAGACTTCTAATAGCACTCTGATACCAGTATGAGTCAATGATCCAATACTGGTAGAGAAGGCTCCTGCAGTAGGTATCTGGTAAGTAATCTGGAGAGGATATCCTGAATGAAAGTATTGTGGAAATACCTGTTCCTGACGTCCCTGGGTCTGATGGGGTTCAACACGCTGAACGTGGACTTCATGGAGTTGACAGAGATGTTGTCCGACACCATGTTATCCAGAAGCCGGCTGTCGCTCAGGTTCCTGTGCAGTTGCAGCCTCTCCGGCCCAGCCCTCCCAGGCACAATGCCATAATCCAGGCAATCCCTGTCAATCCGATTAGCCGTCCTTAAGGATGCGGAAGCCAAGCTCTGCTCCAGAGCAGGAAATGGACCCGAGGGCTGTAAGGGAGAGAGGCGTACCTTGGAGGACCTCACCCGCTGCTCTGCAGGGTCACTGTGGTGGTCGTGGGGCCCCCGCTCGTACTCTGAAAAGCTCTGGCCCCTGGCTCCGAAGACGGGGGACCCTGATGGAGCCGATTGGGGTCCCACGACAGAGCCCTGTCCGTTCCTCAAGGTGGCAGCACCGCTCAAGGTGAACACACCTGTAACTGTTGAATCCTCTTTAAGAGATTCTGTGGAGGAACCGGTCTCAGCTGGGTCGGTCAGACTCTCCTGGCTGTTCTTCAGTCTCCTGCTTCTCACCTCCTCCACCGAACCACTGTTCCCTCCATTTGACAGTGCAAGGGGCTTTGGCAGCAGGGGTGGTCGGGGCTGGTAGGGACTGGTCTTGCTGCTTTGGTCTCGTACATCCTGAGTGATTTTCATGGTGTTGTTGAGGAGCTTTGTGGTTTTGTTGTCTTCTGTATTGGGGTTCACCAGCCTATTGTCACCACTTACTTCTCCTGGATTCTTCCCACCAGGAGCTCCACCAGGTAACACTCCAACAACAGGCTGAGAGGGGCTGCTGTCCTCCCCATTCTCAGTCATCCTCATAGCAGGCTGCACCTTCTAGGTGCATGGGGACTCCATTTGATTAGAAGGAGATAATCTAGAAAACGATTACTTTAGCTACTATTATTGAGAAGTGATTGATAATATGTATAATTATGTTTGATGGCTCAATTCTATTCCTTAACTCATACTTCACATTAGCTCCATATGTTGCCCTGTTACTGATCTCACACAAGGTATAACGTTAAGATAGGTATTACATCATTAGGCACGATTAATTTTACTAACTaactagttagctaacgttatctaGTAAACTGCACATATGATTGACTCGTtatcggtagctagctagctagctaaattactgCCTGAAAGTGGCAGCTCTGTTGGCAGCTAGTTAACGTTAACTGGGTGCTAAATTTACTAGCTAgctaagctaacgttagctgatcACTTTTAAGGCTAGCTAACTAGATAGCTACATCATCGTTAACATGTTATGCTCCTAGTTATGGGTTCTGATAGCAGAGATAGCTAGCTAATGCTTACTATGCGCCCAATCTAGCTTGAGAAACGTAACTAATGTTAGCTGTGTGCTAGCTAATCTATGACAGCAGAACGCTAGTTAGCTAGGAACCTGGCAGTCTGGGAAAGACACATGCATTAGACATGACGCTTCATTTAATCAAATTATTATCGTCGTTAGATACCTGGGGGAAAGCAAAATCAAGTTCCGTCCATTGCAGGGTTGTGAGAATACATCGTTATTgaggtagctggctagctatcttTAGCTTAGCTGGTTAGCACCGAACGCTAAGCAAACTTTCCACTTCCTTAGTAACGCTTGACAACAGTTTTTGTTACCTATAAAACACATGCTGCTTCCATTGTACTTGTAGCGCCCCCTACTACAAATGCAGTAGTGGTGGTTATGGTAATAATAAGGCTATTAACATAGGCATACCCGTTAGTTTAGTGAGCTATTTTGGGGTGGTTTCAAGGTGTTGAGTTACAATAGTGGGTTAGAGTGAGTATAAGCCTTGGATTTTGAGAGCTTGTCATAAGCTCAACATGTTTTAGTTTGAACATTCTGAATACAAaacagtgtgtgtaatgtatccTCTATGTACCTCCCTACAGTATTAGTAAGTAAGGTATATCAACTGTGATGATTTACAAAATATACTTGTCTGTCTGTTTgacaagaaacacacacacacacacacatttttaaaGTGTCGTTATAGGGCTATGTAAGTGCATCAAGTGTGACAGCTTGAATCACAACTCAATTATTGGCTTTTACATCTACAATATACACGCGATgcctgtttcagtatgatatgttgGATAAAGGAATCAAGACAATGTCCAGTTCAATAGCCTTGTTAGTGCATTGTACAAATCCGTACAACtggagtccggggaacagtccggctagtcgattacctatcaactagactccgtaacaATGCCTCACCATATGTCAACGAGGCTGTTTACCCAGATTAAATACACATAACATTATCTGAGGTGTTTGATAACTTATGTTCCTGTGTTCACTCATGTTTAAGATGTTTACTAGCTCTCATTCAATGATGCTGCAGCACAGAAGTGTTCTCCAGTGAATTACAGTGCTTTATCTGTGGGTGGGCAATCTCTCTGACAGTGAGTCGGACCCTGACAAAGAGCAGATGGAAGTTTCATGCAACTCTGCTCCTATTTGGTATCGTTACATTTCATGGTTCCCTCTCACAGCTGAAAGCGAGATGGCTAAGGTAGAGAGATTCTGAGAATCTTGACAATAATTGGTTCCATAATCTAggacatttttatttcacctttatttaaccaggtaggcaagttgagaacaagttttcatttacaattgcgacctggccaagataaagcaaagcagttcgacagatacaacgacacagagttacacatggagtaaaacaaacatacagtcaataatacagtataaacaagtctatatacaatgtgagcaaatgaggtgagaagggaggtaaaggcaaaaaaggccatggtggcaaagtaaatacaatatagcaagtaaaacactggaatggtagttttgcaatggaagaatgtgcaaagtagaaataaaaataatggggtgcaaaggagcaaaataaataaataaataaaatacagttgggaaagaggtagttctttgggctaaattataggtgggctatgtacaggtgcagtaatctgtgagctgctctgacagttggtgcttaaagctagtgagggagataagtgtttccagtttcagagatttttgtagtttgttccagtcattggcagcagagaactggaaggagaggcggccaaagaaagaattggttttgggggtgactagagagatatacctgctggagcgtgtgctacaggtgggagatgctatggtgaccagcgagctgagataaggggggactttacctagcagggtcttgtagatgacatggagccagtgggtttggcgacgagtatgaagcgagggccagccaacgagagcgtacaggtcgcaatggtgggtagtatatggggctttgttgacaaaacggattgcactgtgatagactgcatccaatttgttgagtgtggtattggaggctattttgtaaatgacatcgccaaagtcgaggattggtaggatggtcagtgttacaagggtatgtttggcagcatgagtgaaggatgctttgttgcgaaataggaagccaattctagatttaactttggattggagatgtttgatatgggtctggaagaagagtttacagtctaaccagacacctaagtatttgtagttgtccacgtattctaagtcagagccgtccagagtagtgatgttggacaggcgggtaggtgcaggtagcgatcggttgaagagcatgcatttagttttacttgtatttaagagcaattggaggccacggaaggagagttgtatggcattgaagcttgcctggagggttgttaacacagtatccaaagaagggccagaagtatacagaatggtgtcgtctgcgtagaggtggatcagagactcaccagcagcaagagcgacctcattgatgtatacagagaagagagtcggtccaataattgaaccccgtggcacccccatagagactgccagaggtccggacagcagaccctccgatttgacacactgaactctatcagataagtagttggtgaaccaggcgaggcaatcatttgagaaaccaaggctgtcaagtctgccgatgaggatgtggtgattgacagagtcgaaagccttggccagatcaatgaatacggctgcacagtaatgtttcttattgatggcggttaagatatcgtttaggaccttgagcgtggctgaggtgcacccatgaccagctctgaaacaag includes:
- the LOC115111436 gene encoding phosphatidylinositol polyphosphate 5-phosphatase type IV-like — protein: MRMTENGEDSSPSQPVVGVLPGGAPGGKNPGEVSGDNRLVNPNTEDNKTTKLLNNTMKITQDVRDQSSKTSPYQPRPPLLPKPLALSNGGNSGSVEEVRSRRLKNSQESLTDPAETGSSTESLKEDSTVTGVFTLSGAATLRNGQGSVVGPQSAPSGSPVFGARGQSFSEYERGPHDHHSDPAEQRVRSSKVRLSPLQPSGPFPALEQSLASASLRTANRIDRDCLDYGIVPGRAGPERLQLHRNLSDSRLLDNMVSDNISVNSMKSTFSVLNPIRPRDVRNRSFLEGSVLGSGALLGAEELDRYFPERRVGIYIATWNMQGEKGLPNNLDDLLLPTDSEFAQDFYIIGVQEGCPDRREWEIRLQETLGPYYVMLYAASHGVLYLTVFVRRDLIWFCSEVEHATVTTRIMSQIKTKGAVGIGFTFFGTSFLFITSHFTSGDSKVYERILDYNKIIEALALPNGLPDTNPYRSTSSDVTTRFDEVFWFGDFNFRLSKDRVGVEAILNQNPGVDMGPLLHHDQLSKEMKDGSIFKGFQEAPIQFFPTYKYDVGCDMYDTTSKQRTPSYTDRILFRNRQVDDIKVIKYTSCSTIKTSDHRPVIAMFQVKLRPGRDNIPLGAGQFDRSLYLEGIRRRITRELKKSEAIKNQGSSTICSIS